A genomic region of Solanum dulcamara chromosome 2, daSolDulc1.2, whole genome shotgun sequence contains the following coding sequences:
- the LOC129880843 gene encoding translocase of chloroplast 34, chloroplastic-like → MASQVIREWVGFQQFPSATQSKLLELISKLKQESASTLTVLVMGKGGVGKSSTVNSILGERAVAVSAFQSETPRPVMVSRSWAEFTLNIIDTPGLVEGGYVNDQALDLIKRFLLNKTIDVLLYVDRLDTYRVDNLDRQIVKAITDSFGKEIWHRGLVVLTHAQVSPPDGLSHDEFTSRRSEALSKIVRLGARIRKQDIKASSIPVVCVENSGRCNKNELDEKIVPNGTAWIPRLLQTITEVVITESKGILVDQKLIEGPNPNNKGQLLIPLIATFQYLFIVKRIQKWIKNDIARENRPSWA, encoded by the exons ATGGCATCTCAGGTGATAAGAGAATGGGTCGGATTTCAGCAGTTTCCTTCGGCCACTCAATCAAAGTTACTTGAATTGATAAGTAAATTGAAGCAGGAG AGTGCAAGTACATTGACAGTCCTAGTAATGGGGAAAGGTGGTGTTGGAAAATCTTCTACTGTTAACTCAATTTTAGGGGAAAGAGCAGTTGCTGTCAGTGCATTTCAG TCAGAAACTCCAAGACCAGTGATGGTTTCACGTTCATGGGCAGAATTTACATTGAACATTATCGACACGCCCGGGCTGGTTGAAGGAGGATATGTCAATGACCAGGCTCTTGATCTCATAAAGAG GTTCCTCCTGAACAAAACAATTGATGTTTTGCTTTATGTGGATCGTCTTGATACATATAGGGTGGACAATTTGGATAGGCAGATTGTGAAGGCCATAACAGATAGTTTCGGCAAGGAAATATGGCATAGAGGACTTGTGGTCCTCACACATGCTCAAGTCTCCCCTCCTGATGGATTGAGTCATGACGAGTTCACTTCGAGAAGATCAGAGGCTCTTTCAAAAATTGTTCGCCTGGGAGCTCGAATTAGGAAACAAGACATTAAG GCTTCTTCAATTCCTGTTGTTTGCGTTGAGAACAGTGGGAGATGTAACAAGAATGAACTTGACGAAAAG ATTGTGCCGAATGGAACTGCTTGGATACCCAGGTTACTCCAAACTATTACCGAAGTTGTCATAACTGAAAGCAAGGGTATCTTGGTTGATCAAAAATTGATCGAAGGACCAAATCCCAACAATAAGGGCCAATTGCTGATTCCTCTTATCGCAACATTCCAG TATTTGTTTATTGTGAAAAGGATCCAGAAGTGGATCAAGAATGATATTGCGAGAGAGAACAGACCTTCATGGGCGTAA
- the LOC129880844 gene encoding uncharacterized protein LOC129880844, giving the protein MAVAAAVHGGYLPSKFRRFTQPTFSQIRPTPPPPPIFISTNPNDVNPIHVRDLYSVCNHSCHRFPKLNSEGRVEPVDIDKLRKALLHSYVVVSVFTRPEFVSDLAPGRVSGSGVTGIGGDWIGKVVPVTPGNGELVGFGRAVSDSGLTAAIYDVMVIPSLRKRGIGRKIVQRILRILVSRDIYDIAALCSDQQKPFFRACGFGDDVLASTTMMYTRSASTHSDGEQMVKCAGRKLLLVPSLRWDLKI; this is encoded by the exons aTGGCAGTTGCAGCCGCCGTGCACGGCGGTTATCTTCCCTCCAAATTCCGCCGCTTCACTCAGCCAACATTCTCTCAAATCAGACCAACGCCGCCACCGCCGCCAATATTCATCTCCACAAACCCTAACGATGTAAACCCAATTCACGTTAGAGACCTCTATTCTGTATGCAACCACTCTTGCCACCGTTTTCCGAAACTGAACTCAGAAGGTAGAGTTGAGCCGGTGGATATCGACAAGCTCAGAAAAGCTTTACTTCATAGCTACGTCGTCGTTTCTGTGTTTACAAGACCCGAATTTGTATCCGATTTGGCGCCGGGTCGGGTATCCGGGTCGGGTGTAACGGGTATTGGTGGAGATTGGATCGGAAAGGTGGTGCCTGTGACGCCGGGAAATGGAGAATTGGTTGGTTTCGGACGTGCTGTTTCTGATTCCGGTTTGACTGCTGCAATTTATGATGTTATG GTCATCCCTTCACTACGAAAAAGAGGCATTGGCAGGAAGATAGTTCAAAGGATACTAAG GATTCTTGTGAGCAGAGACATATATGACATAGCAGCTCTCTGTTCTGATCAACAGAA GCCGTTTTTCAGAGCATGCGGATTTGGAGATGATGTACTAGCATCTACTACAATGATGTATACTAGGTCTGCTTCTACCCACTCAGACGGTGAGCAGATGGTAAAATGTGCTGGTAGAAAGCTTTTGCTGGTTCCATCACTAAGATGGGACCTTAAAATATAA
- the LOC129880845 gene encoding uncharacterized protein LOC129880845 isoform X2, with translation MRGGGRKNLKRAIEEENFTLELGQSVMQVMDAKGENSLAIFPAKFQKSMWIKRGNFVVVDESGREEAVESGRKVGCVVTKVLYYEQVRVLQKSAEWPEIFKSIAVESSKQDLVSQIEENEDSSDDDGLPPLEANTNRVNPFQLETESDSDTDS, from the exons ATGAGAGGAGGAGGGAGGAAGAATTTGAAAAGGGCTATTGAGGAAGAGAATTTTACCCTTGAACTAGGTCAAAGCGTTATGCAG GTAATGGACGCTAAAGGTGAAAATTCCTTAGCAATATTTCCAGCTAAATTCCAGAAGAGCATGTGGATAAAACGAG GCAACTTTGTTGTGGTTGATGAGAGCGGGCGAGAGGAAGCTGTTGAATCAGGCAGAAAAGTAGGATGTGTTGTTACGAAAGTACTCTATTATGAACAAGTTCGCGTGCTTCAGAAGTCTGCAGAATG GCCGGAGATCTTCAAATCCATAGCAGTAGAGAGCTCAAAGCAAGATCTAGTGTCACAAATCGAAGAGAATGAAGACTCAAGTGATGATGATGGACTTCCTCCACTAGAAGCCAATACAAACAGAGTAAATCCTTTTCAGCTGGAGACGGAATCTGATTCAGATACTGATTCTTGA
- the LOC129880845 gene encoding uncharacterized protein LOC129880845 isoform X1, with amino-acid sequence MRGGGRKNLKRAIEEENFTLELGQSVMQVVDLRGSNLIQVMDAKGENSLAIFPAKFQKSMWIKRGNFVVVDESGREEAVESGRKVGCVVTKVLYYEQVRVLQKSAEWPEIFKSIAVESSKQDLVSQIEENEDSSDDDGLPPLEANTNRVNPFQLETESDSDTDS; translated from the exons ATGAGAGGAGGAGGGAGGAAGAATTTGAAAAGGGCTATTGAGGAAGAGAATTTTACCCTTGAACTAGGTCAAAGCGTTATGCAGGTTGTGGACCTTCGAGGTTCCAATCTTattcaa GTAATGGACGCTAAAGGTGAAAATTCCTTAGCAATATTTCCAGCTAAATTCCAGAAGAGCATGTGGATAAAACGAG GCAACTTTGTTGTGGTTGATGAGAGCGGGCGAGAGGAAGCTGTTGAATCAGGCAGAAAAGTAGGATGTGTTGTTACGAAAGTACTCTATTATGAACAAGTTCGCGTGCTTCAGAAGTCTGCAGAATG GCCGGAGATCTTCAAATCCATAGCAGTAGAGAGCTCAAAGCAAGATCTAGTGTCACAAATCGAAGAGAATGAAGACTCAAGTGATGATGATGGACTTCCTCCACTAGAAGCCAATACAAACAGAGTAAATCCTTTTCAGCTGGAGACGGAATCTGATTCAGATACTGATTCTTGA
- the LOC129880846 gene encoding transcription elongation factor TFIIS-like, with amino-acid sequence MEKELIELFETVKRAADAAAVAGDSDSSPEESRCLDVLKQLKKFPVNYQVLVSSQVGKRLRQLTKHPREKIQTLASDVVQNWKNIIVRETLKNKNNGVNGESVKDECAGATANGATKSQRVESVKVEKVSRVDDVKVETMNVLKTESSSAEKRAERVNLVKTETSSSNVASAAPPKLGALIYCKDSARDKVRELLAEALCKVSGEVDEDLRNEVNACDPYRVAVQVETAMFEKWGRSNGAQKFKYRSIMFNIKDQNNQDFRRKVLLGKFPPRTITELTPEEMASEERQKQNEKIKEKALFNSERGAPVQASTDKFKCGRCRKSQCTYYQMQTRSADEPMTTYVTCVNCQNRWKFC; translated from the exons ATGGAGAAGGAGCTGATTGAGCTGTTCGAGACGGTGAAGCGAGCCGCTGATGCAGCTGCTGTCGCCGGTGACTCGGATTCGTCGCCGGAGGAGAGTAGGTGTCTTGATGTATTGAAACAGCTTAAGAAGTTTCCTGTCAATTATCAAGTCCTCGTATCTTCACAG GTGGGAAAGCGTCTTCGACAATTGACAAAACATCCAAGGGAGAAGATCCAGACTTTGGCATCTGATGTGGTTCAGAACTGGAAGAATATAATTGTAAGAGAAACTCTGAAAAATAAGAACAATGGAGTGAATGGGGAGTCTGTAAAAGATGAATGTGCTGGTGCTACTGCTAATGGAGCCACTAAATCTCAGAGAGTAGAGTCAGTGAAGGTTGAAAAGGTGTCTAGGGTTGATGATGTTAAAGTTGAAACAATGAATGTGTTAAAGACAGAAAGTTCCTCTGCTGAGAAAAGGGCTGAACGTGTTAATCTTGTGAAGACTGAAACGAGTAGCTCTAATGTGGCAAGTGCTGCTCCGCCAAAGTTGGGTGCTCTAATTTATTGCAAGGATTCTGCGAGGGACAAAGTTCGGGAACTCCTTGCAGAGGCTTTATGCAAAGTCTCAGGTGAAGTGGACGAGGATTTGAGGAATGAGGTAAATGCATGTGATCCATATAGAGTTGCTGTTCAGGTAGAGACTGCAATGTTTGAGAAGTGGGGTAGGTCTAATGGTGCCCAAAAGTTCAAGTACAGGTCTATAATGTTCAACATTAAGGATCAAAACAATCAAGACTTCCGTAGAAAAGTCCTTTTAGGGAAGTTCCCTCCTCGAACTATTACTGAACTGACGCCAGAAGAAATGGCAAGCGAAGAAAGGCAAAAGCAGAAtgagaaaatcaaagaaaaagcgTTATTCAATAGTGAACGTGGAGCTCCTGTGCAGGCTAGTACTGATAAGTTCAAGTGTGGTAGGTGTAGGAAGAGTCAATGCACCTACTATCAGATGCAAACACGGAGTGCGGATGAACCTATGACCACATATGTGACATGTGTGAACTGCCAGAATCGCTGGAAGTTCTGTTAA